One Candidatus Zixiibacteriota bacterium genomic window, CCATGACCAATGCCCGTCGTAAGGCAGGTCCGTCTTCGAACCTGCCCTTATGTTCCATTCCGGAAAAGGTTGTCAAAGCTCTTGAAATAAAAATCCCTTACCGAGCAATCACGAATACTCGCCCCTCTTGTTCGGGATCGGCCAGCGGGATCGACAAGGCCTGCATGCGAGCGAAATAGATATTTTCCCAACCGGTGTCATACAATGCCTGTCGTACCCGCATCATGTCGAAAGCCGTATTGTACACGGTTTCGTCAAACCGCCGGAATCGCCCGTCGGAATCCTTCACGAATCCCGTGATCGTGGTCCAGGCACGATCACCCTGCCCGTCGTAAACACCGCGTGTAATGATAAGGGTGTCGTCTTTTCCATCGTGAACGTTGATATTGTTCCATTGTTTAAGTCCGCGTCGTGTGTTGAGATCGAAGATGAACCAACCGTCACAAATCCCCCTGACGCACCGGAAACAACCGGTCAGAGCCTCTTCGTTCGCGAGATGATTGAGTGAGTCATAGGTCGAGACCACCAGGCCGAATCGTTCGTCAACGGCAAAATCGGCAGCATCAGCTTTGATAAATCGAGCCGAGCCGGCTTCAATGTACGAGCGGGTGTTTTCCTCGGCAAACCGAAGCATGTGCTCGGACAGATCCAGTCCGACCACCCGATACCCCTCTTTCAAAAAATATGCCGCTAACTGACCGGTGCCGCAACAGAGGTCCAGCAACGTCTTGTTGGGACTGTCGCTGGAAATAGTGGAATAAAATTCGTGAAGTAACGGGGCAACCTGCGCTACATAGCCACCCCATCGGGCGTTGTAAACGCGAGCGAATTCAGCACGGTATGCCTGCACTGAGATTTCCTTTCGATCCGGGTGACGGTATTAGCTGATCATTGTTGATACAGTATCGTTAATCCGCGGTTGAAGTTACAAGCACTTTTAGACATTACCGGTTAAGGTCGAGGACAACTAAATAGCCATACTTAACAAACCGTACCGAAGAACAGGAGAAATTCAGGGCCACCGATCCTGGTCATGAAATGAAAACTTTGACAACAGGTTCGGAGACAAATCGTCTTCAGACCGACCGTCATCGAATAAGATATGTGATTGCCGAATGGCGGAGTCGGGTTTATTTCTATGATGGAAGTTGAGCCGTCGGAAACCGGCTGACATCGCTCACTTTCTGAACTTATGTAGAGTATGGATTATCGCCCATGAATATACCGTTGTCTGCCGAACGCGTATCGGCGGGGT contains:
- a CDS encoding class I SAM-dependent methyltransferase, which codes for MQAYRAEFARVYNARWGGYVAQVAPLLHEFYSTISSDSPNKTLLDLCCGTGQLAAYFLKEGYRVVGLDLSEHMLRFAEENTRSYIEAGSARFIKADAADFAVDERFGLVVSTYDSLNHLANEEALTGCFRCVRGICDGWFIFDLNTRRGLKQWNNINVHDGKDDTLIITRGVYDGQGDRAWTTITGFVKDSDGRFRRFDETVYNTAFDMMRVRQALYDTGWENIYFARMQALSIPLADPEQEGRVFVIAR